From the Ctenopharyngodon idella isolate HZGC_01 chromosome 3, HZGC01, whole genome shotgun sequence genome, one window contains:
- the LOC127509705 gene encoding interferon-induced very large GTPase 1-like isoform X1, with the protein MKNIRKQQHESNIGELMKFFIKEMNSDAEHEKVFFLKWLRILLYKYTSADFSDLHHKYDENWLTVLKLKENTDKSEQLKAEQTELEKKTEELQAAPFGLEHIMREIGQIYESCSSVKKNKKDLQFHFSSLPSLAAEMMISGFPLELMDGDAAHVPVVWISAVLDELIQKLGDQRVFVLSVLGIQSSGKSTMLNAMFGLQFAVSAGRCTRGAFMQLVKVSDEMKPQMNFDYILVVDTEGHHDNELATFVVGLGNLTLINIYGENPPEMQDILQIAVQAFMRMKKVRLNPSCVFVHQNVSDVRAGEKNMEGRRRLQETLDKMTKLAAKDEDSDAECFSDVIRFDVQNDVKYFAQFWEGNPPMAPPNPNYCENIQDLKETIMSHATNSHGMMLTHLKVCIKDLWEALLNEQFIISFRNSLEISAYRKLETEYSKWSWSLRSAMMETENKLHNQIDNEEIHEVEETDLQRELKKTSEEVKNSMSDFFEKDRDKNILIQWKTSFEIKINELQENTVRETKRKLNEIFQQRDLKKKIDAQRTHHENTLYEKSKELALKLKHKANDEVTLKKEFDLLWKQSVQKIIRDTPTIKDTDIMRDVRKILSDAYGSVSVDHWKVSRDIFSVLGYYDYVKVKRSSGFLAKAIRLDKERLGYDLSKENEAQIRSLVTDVAQQTDTMIQSFNILKMGYNISYIQQLTSYTKTRVTEHQEGPVNYMFKKKFFMDLVLSIFKRANKMITDQHRLFKEANDPVLYLERKREEYYNIFQKYCHGAASAAIFGGIICQKLKEPIEQSVYKKTARDLTDEMMTNCESLNGNRLNLEKHILKTLAEEEDFDKYMNYIHNLRDHFKSFIRDEVSRYITDKFSVSVLPKMKKNIELLQQKIMKAAHESTEHVQVNTGDVGLWLKSFTQQLSDVLIFSEKDLSGVKHDDVDVNLLEDVIRQELTATIFDISSKFKTFPINLDYTFRPDELLIDHLCQCCWVQCPFCRATCTNTVENHDGDHSVPFHRVTGIEGIFYRGTRTLSVEICTSMVANRNLYFYPNASDDLLLCTEYRRAGGVYADWSITPDLSELPYWKWFVCNFQKDLEKHYNKTFEKRTIPDEWRKYSKQEAIGSLDQYISDSPENTKKCLTGNRMPEAMTEDSTSNNSVKGENKDFRTAGVGSDQHLQQENIGRKKIQDLFHRLHLEGRHHNKLRAADVLQITEHSLQSHESCAEEELIQTFIQKLLMMDYRARYINVNKDSEQDHTQQRHNESSEDSGDIFKAMSLLNQRTSQSEQIHPMDVQMAVFHCADGFLKQLMVTKLSQCQYALPLLVPDPFTQQIEFPLWTFRQINKSWKIRNTNNEIISQTYPVYKAETPMVSFFRLGSVSSSKSELMNSLINEKHNTFFHRNCPGSSRTRVLMDRVVEIAWFCPSGKHTDKFNDCVAFCNLHGDAGDHEKQLQILTEMASVNVVVLPQLDRNDRHAAIMQNLYKDKKPLICLFTEDETTVNEMKRGKFKFSLKDRNQSDVSEELRRAINECLSESSSTFRLEDVSKHSDIRVDEENDEDCRRGREAAQQMMSLLEKKDLTEIKESFLPHQGKLWHQWSQKNKELHRPQKEEIEFDISEKQTEMKNIRKQQHESNIGEFMKLFIIEMNSADEHEKIFFLKWLRILLYKYTSADLSDLHHKYNENWSTVLKLKENTDESEQLKAEQTELKKISEELQAAPFGLEHIIREISQIYESCSSVKKNKKDLQFHFSSLPSLAAEMMISGFPLELMDGDAAHVPLIWISAVLDELIKKLGDQRVFVLSVLGLQSSGKSTMLNAMFGLQFAVSAGRCTRGAFMQLVKVSDEMKPQMNFDYILVVDTEGHHDNELATFVVGLGNLTLINIYGENPAEIQDILQIAVQAFLRLKKVRLNPSCVFVHQNVSDVTAGEKNMEGRKQLQETLDKMTKLAAKDEDSDAECFSDVIRFDVQNDVKYFAQFWEGNPPMAPPNPNYCENIQDLKETIMSHATNSHGMMLTHLQVCIKDLWEALLNEQFVISFKNSLEISAYRKLETEFSKWSWSLCSAMMETENKLHNKIDNEEIHEVEETDLQRELKKTSEVKNSMSDFFEKDRDKNILIQWKTSFEIKINELHKNTVRETKRKLNEIFQQRNLKKKIDALRTHHENTLYEKSKELALKLKDKANDEKTLKKKFDLLWKQSVKKIIRDTPTIKDIDIMRDVRKILSDAYGSVSVDHWKVSRDIFSVLGYYDYVKVKRSSGFLAKAIRLDKERLGYDLSKENEAQIRSLVTDVAQQTDTMIQSFNISKMGYNISYIQQLTSYTKTRVTEHQEGPVNYMFKKKFFMDLVLSIFKRANKMITDQHRLFKEANDPVLYLERKREEYYNIFQKYCHGAASAAIFGGIICQKLKEPIEQSVYKKTARDLTDEMMTNCESLNGNRLNLEKHILKTLAEEEDFDKYMNYIHNPRDHFKSFIRDEVSRYITDKFSVSVLPKMKENIELLQQKIMKAAHESTEHVQVNRGDVGLWLKSFTQQLSDVLIFSEKDLSGVKHDDVDVNLLEDVIRQELTATIFDISSKFKTFPINLDYTFRPDELLIDHLCQCCWVQCPFCRAKCTNTVENHDGDHSVPFHRVTGIEGIFYRGTRTLSVEICTSMVANRNLYFYPNASDDLLLCTEYRRAGGVYADWSITPDLSELPYWKWFVCNFQKDLEKHYNKTFEKRTIPDEWRKYSKQEAIGSLDQYISDSPENTKKCLTGNRMPEAMTEDSTSNNSVKEENQDFRTAGVGPDSS; encoded by the exons ATGAAGAACATCCGTAAACAGCAGCATGAATCTAACATTGGAGAATTGATGAAGTTTTTCATTAAAGAAATGAACTCAGACGCTGAACATGAGAAGGTATTTTTCCTTAAATGGCTCCGAATCCTCCTGTATAAATATACTTCAGCTGACTTTTCAGATCTACATCATAAATATGATGAAAATTGGTTAACAGTCTTAAAACTGAAAGAGAACACTGATAAATCTGAGCAACTCAAGGCTGAACAAACTGAACTCGAGAAAAAAACTGAGGAACTTCAAGCTGCACCCTTTGGTTTGGAGCACATCATGAGGGAGATCGGTCAGATCTATGAATCATGTTCATCTGTGAAGAAGAACAAGAAAGACCTGCAGTTTCACTTCTCTTCTCTCCCGAGTCTTGCAGCAGAGATGATGATCTCTGGATTTCCACTGGAGCTGATGGATGGAGATGCTGCTCATGTTCCTGTGGTCTGGATCTCTGCTGTTCTAGATGAACTCATCCAGAAACTGGGAGACCAGAGAGTCTTTGTGCTGTCAGTTTTAGGGATTCAGAGCTCTGGGAAATCCACCATGCTGAATGCCATGTTTGGACTCCAGTTTGCCGTCAGTGCTGGCAGGTGCACCAGAGGAGCTTTCATGCAGCTGGTCAAAGTGTCAGACGAGATGAAACCACAGATGAACTTTGACTATATTCTGGTTGTTGATACTGAGGGTCATCATGACAATGAATTGGCCACATTTGTTGTTGGTCTTGGAAATCTAACATTGATCAACATTTATGGAGAAAACCCACCTGAGATGCAGGACATTCTTCAGATTGCTGTTCAGGCCTTCATGAGGATGAAGAAGGTCAGACTGAATcccagctgtgtgtttgtgcatcagAATGTTTCAGACGTCAGAGCTGGAGAGAAAAACATGGAGGGAAGGAGACGACTGCAGGAGACACTGGATAAGATGACAAAACTTGCTGCTAAAGATGAAGACTCTGATGCAGAATGTTTCAGTGATGTCATTAGATTTGATGTTCAGAATGATGTGAAGTATTTTGCTCAGTTCTGGGAGGGAAACCCACCGATGGCACCACCAAACCCAAACTACTGCGAGAACATTCAAGATCTGAAGGAAACTATTATGTCTCATGCTACAAATTCACATGGAATGATGTTGACACACTTAAAAGTTTGTATTAAAGATCTCTGGGAGGCTTTACTGAATGAACAATTCATCATCAGCTTCAGAAATTCTCTGGAGATTTCAGCGTACAGGAAACTGGAGACTGAATACAGCAAGTGGTCCTGGAGTCTTCGCAGTGCCATGATGGAAACTGAGAACAAGCTACACAACCAAATAGATAATGAAGAAATTCATGAGGTTGAGGAAACTGATCTTCAAAGAGAACTGAAGAAGACAAGTGAAGAAGTGAAAAACTCTATGTCAGATTTCTTTGAGAAAGACAGAGATAAAAATATACTGATTCAGTGGAAAACatcatttgaaatcaaaatcaatGAGCTTCAGGAAAACACTGTGAGAGAAACAAAGAGGAAATTAAATGAGATTTTTCAGCAGCGAGACCTGAAGAAAAAGATCGATGCTCAGAGGACACATCATGAAAACACTCTCTATGAAAAGAGCAAAGAACTTGCCTTAAAACTCAAACACAAAGCAAATGATGAAGTAACACTCAAGAAAGAGTTTGATTTGCTTTGGAAACAGAGTGTGCAGAAGATCATCAGAGACACTCCTACAATCAAAGATACTGACATAATGAGAGATGTGAGAAAGATCCTCAGTGACGCCTATGGAAGTGTTTCTGTCGACCACTGGAAGGTGAGCAGAGATATTTTCTCTGTGCTGGGTTATTATGATTATGTAAAGGTAAAGAGATCCAGTGGATTTTTGGCAAAAGCCATCAGATTGGATAAAGAGAGACTTGGTTATGATCTCTCTAAAGAGAATGAAGCTCAAATAAGATCATTAGTCACAGATGTTGCTCAGCAGACAGACACAATGATTcagtcatttaacattttaaagatgGGCTACAACATCAGCTACATTCAACAACTCACAAGTTACACCAAGACAAGAGTAACAGAACATCAGGAAGGACCTGTGAATTATATGTTCaagaaaaaattcttcatgGATTTAGTTCTCTCCATCTTTAAGAGAGCAAACAAGATGATCACTGACCAACACAGACTGTTCAAGGAAGCCAATGATCCTGTTCTGTATTtggagaggaagagagaagagTACTATAATATCTTCCAGAAATACTGTCATGGAGCTGCATCAGCTGCCATTTTTGGTGGGATCATCTGTCAGAAACTTAAAGAGCCCATTGAGCAGAGTGTCTACAAGAAAACTGCCAGAGATCTGACAGATGAAATGATGACAAACTGTGAATCACTGAATGGAAACAGATTAAATCTGGAGAAACACATCCTGAAGACACTGGCAGAAGAGGAGGACTTTGACAAATACATGAACTACATTCATAATCTCAGAGATCACTTCAAGAGTTTCATCAGAGATGAAGTCAGTCGGTACATCACTGATAagttcagtgtcagtgttttacCCAAGATGAAGAAGAACATTGAACTCCTGCAGCAGAAGATCATGAAAGCAGCACATGAATCTACTGAACATGTTCAAGTGAACACAGGAGATGTTGGTTTGTGGTTGAAGAGTTTCACACAGCAGCTCTCAGATGTGCTGATCTTCTCTGAAAAAGACCTCAGTGGAGTGAAACATGATGATGTTGATGTGAATCTCCTAGAAGATGTGATAAGACAAGAACTTACTGCAACAATTTTTGACATCAGCAGTAAATTTAAGACTTTTCCAATAAATCTGGACTATACGTTCAGGCCAGATGAGCTTCTGATTGATCATTTGTGTCAGTGCTGTTGGGTTCAGTGTCCGTTCTGTAGAGCCACCTGCACCAATACTGTAGAAAACCATGATGGAGATCACAGTGTTCCTTTCCACAGAGTGACTGGAATTGAAGGAATATTTTACAGAGGAACAAGAACCCTGTCTGTTGAAATCTGCACATCAATGGTAGCAAAcagaaatctttatttttatcccAATGCCTCAGACGATTTACTCCTCTGCACAGAATACAGAAGAGCAGGAGGAGTTTATGCAGACTGGAGTATCACCCCTGACCTTTCTGAACTGCCCTACTGGAAGTGGTTTGTGTGCAACTTCCAGAAAGATCTGGAAAAACactacaataaaacatttgagaaGAGGACGATCCCAGATGAATGGAGAAAATACTCAAAACAGGAAGCTATTGGGAGTTTGGATCAATACATCTCTG ATTCACCTGAAAACACAAAGAAGTGTTTAACAGGAAACAGAATGCCAGAGGCAATGACTGAAGATTCTACATCAAATAACTCGGTAAAG GGAGAAAACAAGGACTTCAGAACAGCAGGAGTTGGTTCAGATCAACACCTACAGCAGGAAAatattggaagaaaaaaaatacaggatTTATTTCACAGACTTCATCTTGAAGGCAGGCACCACAATAAACTGAGAGCTGCAGATGTTCTTCAGATAACTGAGCATTCATTACAGTCCCATGAGTCTTGTGCTGAAGAAGAGCTGATTCAAACTTTCATACAAAAACTACTGATGATGGACTACAGAGCAAGATACATTAATGTCAATAAGGACAGTGAACAGGATCACACACAACAAAGACACAATGAATCATCTGAAGATAGTGGTGATATATTCAAAGCAATGTCTTTGTTAAACCAAAGAACAAGTCAGTCTGAGCAAATCCACCCGATGGATGTTCAGATGGCCGTGTTTCATTGTGCTGATGGTTTCCTGAAGCAGCTGATGGTGACTAAACTGTCCCAGTGTCAGTACGCTCTGCCTCTGCTTGTTCCTGATCCATTCACACAACAGATTGAGTTTCCTCTCTGGACATTCAGACAAATCAACAAGAGCTGGAAGATCAGAAACACCAACAATGAAATCATCAGTCAAACATATCCGGTCTACAAGGCAGAAACTCCAATGGTGTCTTTCTTCAGGTTGGGCTCTGTGTCCTCATCCAAGTCTGAGCTGATGAACAGTCTGATTAATGAGAAACACAACACGTTCTTCCACAGGAACTGCCCAGGCAGCAGCAGAACCAGAGTCCTGATGGATAGAGTGGTGGAGATCGCCTGGTTCTGCCCTTCTGGGAAACACACGGATAAATTCAATGACTGTGTTGCGTTCTGTAATCTACATGGTGATGCAGGAGACCATGAGAAACAGCTGCAGATCCTCACTGAAATGGCTTCAGTCAATGTTGTTGTTCTACCACAACTGGACAGGAATGACAGACATGCAGCAATAATGCAAAACCTCTACAAGGACAAAAAGCCACTCATTTGTCTTTTTACGGAGGATGAAACTACTGTAAATGAGATGAAGAGAGGGAAATTCAAATTCAGTTTGAAGGACAGAAATCAGTCAGATGTATCTGAAGAACTCAGAAGAGCTATAAATGAGTGTCTCTCAGAATCATCTTCCACTTTCAGACTTGAAGATGTGTCCAAACACTCAGATATCAGAGTAGATGAGGAAAATGATGAAGACTGCAggagaggaagagaagcagcacAGCAGATGATGAGTTTACTGGAGAAGAAAGATCTGACAGAAATCAAAGAATCATTTCTGCCTCATCAGGGGAAACTGTGGCATCAGTGGAGTCAGAAGAACAAAGAACTACATCGACCTCAAAAAGAAGAGATAGaatttgacatcagtgaaaaacaaacagagaTGAAGAACATCCGTAAACAGCAGCATGAATCTAACATCGGAGAATTTATGAAGTTATTTATTATAGAAATGAACTCCGCTGATGAACATGAGAAGATATTTTTCCTTAAATGGCTTCGAATCCTCCTGTATAAATATACTTCAGCTGACCTTTCTGATCtacatcataaatataatgaaaactGGTCAACAGTCTTAAAACTGAAAGAGAACACTGATGAATCTGAGCAACTCAAGGCTGAACAAACTGAACTCAAGAAAATATCTGAGGAACTTCAAGCTGCACCATTTGGTTTGGAGCACATCATAAGGGAGATCAGTCAGATCTATGAATCATGTTCATCTGTGAAGAAGAACAAGAAAGACCTGCAGTTTCACTTCTCTTCTCTCCCGAGTCTTGCAGCAGAGATGATGATCTCTGGATTTCCACTGGAGCTGATGGATGGAGATGCTGCTCATGTTCCTCTGATCTGGATCTCTGCTGTTCTAGATGAACTCATCAAGAAACTGGGAGACCAGAGAGTCTTTGTGCTGTCAGTTTTAGGGCTTCAGAGCTCTGGGAAATCCACCATGCTGAATGCCATGTTTGGACTCCAGTTTGCCGTCAGTGCTGGCAGGTGCACCAGAGGAGCTTTCATGCAGCTGGTCAAAGTGTCAGACGAGATGAAACCACAGATGAACTTTGACTATATTCTGGTTGTTGATACTGAGGGTCATCATGACAATGAACTGGCCACATTTGTTGTTGGTCTTGGAAATCTAACATTGATCAACATTTATGGAGAAAACCCAGCTGAGATACAGGACATTCTTCAGATTGCTGTTCAGGCCTTCCTGAGGTTGAAGAAGGTCAGACTGAATcccagctgtgtgtttgtgcatcagAATGTTTCAGACGTCACAGCTGGAGAGAAAAACATGGAGGGAAGGAAACAACTGCAGGAGACACTGGATAAGATGACAAAACTTGCTGCTAAAGATGAAGACTCTGATGCAGAATGTTTCAGTGATGTCATTAGATTTGATGTTCAGAATGATGTGAAGTATTTTGCTCAGTTCTGGGAGGGAAACCCACCGATGGCACCACCAAACCCAAACTACTGCGAGAACATTCAAGATCTGAAGGAAACTATTATGTCTCATGCTACAAATTCACATGGAATGATGTTGACACACTTACAAGTTTGTATTAAAGATCTCTGGGAGGCTTTACTGAATGAACAATTCGTCATCAGCTTCAAAAATTCTCTGGAGATTTCAGCGTACAGGAAACTGGAGACTGAATTCAGCAAGTGGTCCTGGAGTCTTTGCAGTGCCATGATGGAAACTGAGAACAAACTACACAACAAAATAGATAATGAAGAAATTCATGAGGTTGAGGAAACTGATCTTCAAAGAGAACTGAAGAAGACAAGTGAAGTGAAAAACTCTATGTCAGATTTCTTTGAGAAAGACAGAGATAAAAATATACTGATTCAGTGGAAAACatcatttgaaatcaaaatcaatGAGCTTCACAAAAACACTGTGAGAGAAACAAAGAGGAAATTAAATGAGATTTTTCAACAGCGAAACCTGAAGAAAAAGATTGATGCTCTGAGGACACATCATGAAAACACTCTCTATGAAAAGAGCAAAGAACTTGCCTTAAAACTCAAAGATAAAGCAAATGATGaaaaaacactgaagaaaaagTTTGATTTGCTTTGGAAACAGAGTGTGAAGAAGATCATCAGAGACACTCCTACAATCAAAGACATTGACATAATGAGAGATGTGAGAAAGATCCTCAGTGACGCCTATGGAAGTGTTTCTGTCGACCACTGGAAGGTGAGCAGAGATATTTTCTCTGTGCTGGGTTATTACGATTATGTAAAGGTAAAGAGATCCAGTGGATTTTTGGCAAAAGCCATCAGATTGGATAAAGAGAGACTTGGTTATGATCTCTCTAAAGAGAATGAAGCTCAAATAAGATCATTAGTCACAGATGTTGCTCAGCAGACAGACACAATGATTCAgtcatttaacatttcaaagatGGGCTACAACATCAGCTACATTCAACAACTCACAAGTTACACCAAGACAAGAGTAACAGAACATCAGGAAGGACCTGTGAATTATATGTTCaagaaaaaattcttcatgGATTTAGTTCTCTCCATCTTTAAGAGAGCAAACAAGATGATCACTGACCAACACAGACTGTTCAAGGAAGCCAATGATCCTGTTCTGTATTtggagaggaagagagaagagTACTATAATATCTTCCAGAAATACTGTCATGGAGCTGCATCAGCTGCCATTTTTGGTGGGATCATCTGTCAGAAACTTAAAGAGCCCATTGAGCAGAGTGTCTACAAGAAAACTGCCAGAGATCTGACAGATGAAATGATGACAAACTGTGAATCACTGAATGGAAACAGATTAAATCTGGAGAAACACATCCTGAAGACACTGGCAGAAGAGGAGGACTTTGACAAATACATGAACTACATTCATAATCCCAGAGATCACTTCAAGAGTTTCATCAGAGATGAAGTCAGTCGGTACATCACTGATAagttcagtgtcagtgttttacCCAAGATGAAGGAGAACATTGAACTCCTGCAGCAGAAGATCATGAAAGCAGCACATGAATCTACTGAACATGTTCAAGTGAACAGAGGAGATGTTGGTTTGTGGTTGAAGAGTTTCACACAGCAGCTCTCAGATGTGCTGATCTTCTCTGAAAAAGACCTCAGTGGAGTGAAACATGATGATGTTGATGTGAATCTCCTAGAAGATGTGATAAGACAAGAACTTACTGCAACAATTTTTGACATCAGCAGTAAATTTAAGACTTTTCCAATAAATCTGGACTATACGTTCAGGCCAGATGAGCTTCTGATTGATCATTTGTGTCAGTGCTGTTGGGTTCAGTGTCCGTTCTGTAGAGCCAAGTGCACCAATACTGTAGAAAACCATGATGGAGATCACAGTGTTCCTTTCCACAGAGTGACTGGAATTGAAGGAATATTTTACAGAGGAACAAGAACCCTGTCTGTTGAAATCTGCACATCAATGGTAGCAAAcagaaatctttatttttatcccAATGCCTCAGACGATTTACTCCTCTGCACAGAATACAGAAGAGCAGGAGGAGTTTATGCAGACTGGAGTATCACCCCTGACCTTTCTGAACTGCCCTACTGGAAGTGGTTTGTGTGCAACTTCCAGAAAGATCTGGAAAAACactacaataaaacatttgagaaGAGGACGATCCCAGATGAATGGAGAAAATACTCAAAACAGGAAGCTATTGGGAGTTTGGATCAATACATCTCTG ATTCACCTGAAAACACAAAGAAGTGTTTAACAGGAAACAGAATGCCAGAGGCAATGACTGAAGATTCTACATCAAATAACTCAGTAAAG GAAGAAAACCAGGACTTCAGAACAGCAGGAGTTGGTCCAGATTCATCTTGA